ggcctcccaaagtgctgggattataggctagagccaccacgcccggcctactatGTCTTATTTTTAACTTGACTGCTAATATCTAGAGGGATTCCTCCCACAGTCCCCTCCTGTAGACCCACAGATTTGGGTCCATAGAACTGGCCATTTCTGAAAACCAGGCCCATTCTCTTCAAAGAATGGGAATTGTCACCCAAAAGTTGATTCTCCAGGCTCTAGAGTCAGGCACGCCTGCGCCCTCAACTTGATCCCACCTCGTATCCCTGGTGTGACTTGGGCAGGTGACCTCTATTCACTTCATCAACAAAACAGGAGTGTTTTCCTTCCCTGGGAGTTACCAGGAGCAAATGAGTTAAACGCAGAGTGCCTAGCTCTGGCCTCGCTCGCAGCCATTGTTGTTTCCAAAGTCTGAGGGCAGGGGTGGTCACAGGAGCACAGCTTCCACGGGGCCCATGTGGAAGATGATGGCACCTTTTTGGTTTCCTGTTTCCTGTTAGGTAAAAACCCAGACTCCAAACATGAGAATCCTGCCTCCTGTTTAGGCCTGGGCTCTGGCCAGATCCCCCCAAATCTCAGGGTGCAACGCCCTCACTGCTTGTTCTGAAAAAAACATCACTTCCCATTTTTGTGCCATTtgcagctttcttttcttttgtttctttttttttttgagatggattctcgccctgttgcccaggctggagtgcagtggcacaatttcagctcactgcaacctctgcttcctgggttcaagcgatcctcctgagtagctgggattacaggcacccaccaccacacccggctaatttttgtatttttagtagagacagcgtttcaccatgttggtcaggctagtcttgaactcctgagctcgtggtcttcccgcctcagcctcccaaagtgctgggattacaggcgtgagccaccgcgcccagccatttgCAGCTAGCtttcaaagcattttctttttttttttctttttctttctctctttttttttttttgaggcaggatctcacttttGCCTAGgctgagtatagtggcacaatcatggctcactgcagcctcaacctcctgggctcaagtgatcctcccacctcagctgtctgagtagctgggactgcaggcatgtgccaccacacccagctgattttctttattttttgtagagacgaggtctcgctacGTTcccaaggttggtcttgaactcctggatgccagtgatcctcctgcctcagcctcccaaagtgctgggattacagttgtgagccactgtgccatgcCAGCATCTTCATAGCCTTGACAGGGGCCAGGAGTtactccatttcacagatgggtaAAGGGAGGCACTTAAGGAGTCTGTGGACTCATTATTCAGGGAAGAGGGGCAAGACTTAAGGCTGACAGCCCACTGGAAGACAGTTGGTCACTGAGGCAGAAGATGAGATGATGCCCAGCTTGAGGGTGGGGATGGTGAGAAGGGATGGGCAGAGAGATTTAGGTAGAATCCGTGGCCTTGGTGTCTTTACGTGAGGGAGAGGACTGGAGCAGTCAGGGATGACCCGAGGGAGCACAGCTGTGGGAAAGATGCCGAGTCCATTTGGGACACAGCAAAGCTGGGGGCTGTGCGGCCCCTGTGATGCTGCACATCATAGGGGTGTCGTGGGGGGAGTTCTCGAGGGACCCCTGGCATGAGTGAGAGGTAAGGCCCTATCAGGTGGCTGCAGGTGCTCTAAAAATGTCTATCCTGGGTCTAGGCCAGAGGCTGACAAGTGCCGCACCCTAGACCCTGCCTGGCAGGCTGGACACAGGCTTCAGGTAGGCCTGCCATCTTGTTGCAGGGCAGCCTTCCTCCTGGCCAGGGGGACCTCCGTGCTCCTTTCCAGATGACCGGTTTCTGGACCCGGCTCTGTGGATTCCTACTCTGCCCTGTTTGGTTGGTTGTGCGCTGAGTGCCTCCAGTCAAAATAACTTGTGAAAAACCCTGCCCTCCATCTTGGAGGCCCTGGCCACACATGTGGCCCCTCTGTGCgttctcttccttcttttgctttttaaattttttcagcaTGGGAGGGGCCTTGATTCAGCGCTTTCTGCCAGATGAATGACGTTTTTCATCGCTAGCAGCTTCTGTTCCTGGGACATCTCTCTCTCCTGCGTCCCCATTCCTCTCTCCCCAGGTGCCAACCTGCTCCTGCCCAGGAGCCTCAGGCTCACAGCCCGGCCCCCGCTGGCCTGATGCTCGGCTGATTGCTCTGCTCTCCCTCTGTTGGAGAGGCTCCTACGGGCGCTGGGGTGGaggcccatggagggtgagccaggGCCGTCTGTACCGAGCCAGGGGGATGATCAAACTTTCTGGAGCCTGAGACTCTTAGGGAGGAGGGCTGGTGGGGCCATTAAGGGGCTTGGCCTCAGGCTGGATCGCTCACTCTCCCCTCTCTCTGCCAGCGTCACAGAGGATGCTGTGCCAGGTGCTTCAGGGTCTGCGGAGACATGAAAGGGACAGTCCGGTCACACGCCACTGGGGCCAGGTGTTGGGCCTTGGGGCTGAGAGCTCTGGTCAGCTCTGAGGTTCTCACTCCCCCCACTCCAACCCTCTGCATCTCTGAGCTCCTCACTTCTTCCCTGTTCCCCTGAGAATCCTCACCCTCTCATCCCCCTCTGAGATCCCCACTTCCCCTACCCCAGGCAGTCCCTGCCTCCCTCCATGCCTCCACCTCTCCCTGCCAGCACCCCGCacgcctccctccttcctctcaagCCCCACACTCCTGAGTCTGGGTTGGAGACCCTCTGACTCCACAGCCTGCATGACTCGCCCCTAGGCCTGCCCTTCAATCCCCGTAGCCACCGGCTTGacccctccccacctgcccttCTAACTCCAGCCTTTGCTCCTGCTCTGTCCCCACAGAGCGCCTTGCTTGCTTCCCTCTCCTCTGAAGCTCAGGGCAAATCCAGCCTCTGCCAGCAAACTCCGCCTGCCCTGTGTGGGCTGTGCTGCTGCTCTGAGGAGGGTTCTGCTTGAGGGAAGGGGCTCAAGGCTCTGGCTGAGGCAGGGTTCAGGTCGGGTCAGACCCCAGATGGGCAGATTGCTGACGCCCTCTGAGTTCATTTCCTCCCCAGTCGTGCTGATGGGCTTCTAGGGCCACGGAATGGATGTGGTAATAAACTCTGACAGCCACTGTCACCTCGCTGTTGTCATGCATGTcgcagtgcttggcacatgggcAAGGTGTGTGTAGCTGCATGTGATTGACTGTGATGCCCGTGTGCCCAGGCTTGGATGATCAGAGCACATTGGGACAATTATCTGCACAGGATGAGGTGGGGACAGGGTGGTGCGGGACCTGAGTTCAGGTCCTGCCAGGCCACAGGCTGGTTGAGTGCTCTGGCAGTGGCCAGACCCGCAGGGCCTCGTTTCCTGCACTGGCTCCTCTGCAGAGCCGAGTGACTGTAGTAAAGTCCCCAGAGCGGGGCTCGGCTTGCAGGTGTGTGGTAATAGCGGTTCTACTTCCCGTTGCAGCTGTCTTTGCCTGAGGGTCAAGGGCAGGCACATGGAGGGTGGCACTGCATGAGCTGCCGGGTGCCATGGGCACTTGTGCAGTGAGGGACTGCCACCTTGCCACTGAGCATGGCAGGGTCTGGCCCTCTTCTGGGCTCCACAGCCCCCACAGTGATACTTACACATGCCATTGTCACCGTTTGCCGCCCTGTCTTCTTCACTTGAGTCTGAGCCTGAGGATGGCAGGACCCTGGGCGTGGGCATCACCATGATTGGCAGGGTCTAGCAGAGCACGGGTGCTCAGACATTGCTAGACAGCAGGATCCAGCCCTGCTTCTAGTGGCCCAGTCactctgggccaggcccagggctcaatgctcctgagctcaaggggtACCCAGCATGGCTGGAAGGCAAACAAGCAAGCAGAAAGCAGCAGCCTGTGACGAGGGCCAAGGGAGTGGGCGCAAGGGCTCTAGGCATGCAGCCTCGAGGCAGGTGGGGGGGCTCCTAgcaaggcttcttggaggaggtggggGTGAGTAGGCACAGTTTGAGCCCAGCGATGAGTAGGCGGTGCTAGGGACAACAACAGCCACCATCTGCCAAACACTTCCTCCAagcctcacagcagccctgtgaaGTGTGGCAACTTTTATTGTCCTCATTGTAcagaagaggaagctgaggcccataGAGGCCCAGGGTTACAGAGCTCAGAAGTGCCCTGCAGTGCCCACCAGAGCGCAAGGCGGGGGGCATGTTGAGGAGAGGCTGGGGAGGCTGGGTGCTAAGTAAGGGTCTTGGGAGTTGGGCCAAAGAGCTTGGACTTGACCTCCCTTCTCCTCATTTTAATACGCTTGTGGGCTCTCAAAGTTGGACGAGGCCTCAGAAGTGATCTCCCAGCGTTGCCACCCTCCTTGGAAAAGGGACCCCAGTAAGCAGCCTCCCAAGAACCAGTATTGAGAGGCAGCTTATGAGATCACTGAGCACTGAGGCTGAGTCACTTGGGCCCTGCAAGCTGCATGATCTGGGGTGTGACACCTCACAAGGcccaatttccttatctgtaaaacaggaacaGTGATGCCTGCCTCCTGGCATTTGGCACAGGGCCATCATTTAGATAGGTTCACCAGCTGGATCTTGCAGGCAGCACAGGGTTCATATCATCTCCCCATTGCACAGAAAGGACAGCTGTGGCTCAGAAAGGAAGTGCCTTTCCATTTGAGTTCTGCTGCTAGCTCAGGGCAGACCTGGGACTTGCCCTCTGACCTTCCTCCTGCTGTGTGAATCCCCAACTGCACCTCTCTCCATCCATGGGTCAGGCCTCAGTTGAACCCttgtggggtggtggtggggctCACTGACTTCACAAGGCCCTGCTGTGGTAGCTCTTCCTGTCTCATTCTGTCAGTGCTGGTTTGCCCAGAGCTGTAGTTCCTTCTTCCTGGCCCCTGGTCTTCTCTCCACTCTGTGCTATCCAGCATCTGACTAGCCCACctgcttttacttctttaagCCAGGGCTGTTTTCTTGGCAagcttctctcttcccttttgtCGTTTCTCGGCATCCTCCCTGGTCTGGCCCCATCCCATGTCGACCACCCATGTTCATCAGCCTGAAAAACCCCTGGCCCTGGGAGGTGACAGGAACACTGAATTAGGAGTTGGTGTATTTGGTGCTCTTCCTGGCTCTGTCTGGTCTGATCAGGCCATGTCATCTGACCtttctgggcctcactttccCCATCTATAAAGAAGACAGagccctggcaacacagcgagaccccgtctcttaaatttttttttttttttaattagcagagtgtggtgatgctgcctgtggtcccagctacttgggaggccgaggtgggaggatcagttgaacctggAAGGTCGCGGTTGCAGTGAGTCATCaccgtgccgctgcactccagcttgggtgacagagggagaccctgtctcagaaaaaaaaaaaaaaaaaaagagggttgaGGCAGGCATTGTATGAGATTACCTATTCTGCTATTGTTTTTAGGTTTGCCTATTTGTATTTAAAGTAGTTGTTAAAATCATGTCTTGGTATCATTCTGTTAGGTGAGTTTTTCCAGGGCATCTCAGGGACTGTGGGGGAACcccaggaggaggtgggggcaggtATAGCCCCTTCAGGGGTAGGAAGTGTAGGGGAGAGGAGAAGGCCAGCTGGGGCCTACCATTTCACCTGCTGCAAAAGCAACAGGAAGCACATCTGCACCTCCCTGGTACAGCCACTGCACCACTGAGAGGAAAGGAATTGGGTCCCCAGAGCCCTGACCCACATCCTGCCGCAGCCTGCCTGTCCTGTGAAAAACAGCCTCTCCGAGGCCCCGAAAGTTACTGGTGTGTTGTAGGGCACACCCGAACAGATGACTTACTTGGGGACCAGGTCCCATCAAAGATGACAGAACAGGCCCCTGGTCTGTCCCCAGCCAGCGTCTACCTGTCCTCCACTTTTCTGCTCTGTTATCCGTCATGGCTGGCCCCACCACTCCATATTCTCCCCCGAAGCCAGTGCACAGCTGTATGTGCCACACATTTTTCAGAAGAGGAGGACAGAGCTTTGTCAGCTTCTCAAAGGGGTCTGTGACCCAGAAATAGTTGCACAACCTACGGTCTGTTCCATATCTGTTCTGGCCAGCAGCTGTCCCTACATCCTCCCTAAGAGCCGTCTGTCCCTCTTCTGACCTCCCTCTCCTGAGATGGGTGGGGGAAACAGACTTGAGAGGCAGCCCCGACTCCCTTCCCAGTTCCTCCTCTCACCAATTGGCTTGGGACAAGTCATTTTTCATCTCAGTGGGcctgtttcctcatgtgtaaaatggagcTAAATAACCCCTGcatcagcctggcgtggtggctcatgcctgtaatcccagcactgtgggaggctgaggcgggctgatcacctgaggtcaggagttccagaccagcctgaccaatatgatgaaaccccatctctactaaaaatacaaaaattagccgggtgtggtggcatgcacatgtaatcccagctacttgggaggctgagacaggagaatcacttgaacccaggaggggaggttgcggtgatccaagattgtgccattgcactccagtctgggcaacaagagtgaaactctctcaaataaataaaaataccccTGCCTCAAGCCTCAGGGTTGGCATAAGGACCATGTGTGCAAGGTGGAGTTGGGCACAGTAGCAAACATGGACAGGGTACGTGTTCCAAGCTGGCTCTTAGGAAGATAGCTGCTGTTACTATCTAGTGTTGTCCTTCCTTTTCCCCAGGGAGTCAGTTGAGGAGACACTAAGACCACTGCCCAGCCTGGGAGGGAGCCACAGAGACTAGGGCTGCTAGGGACACGGCAGCCAGGAGGCGGCTCATAGGTGTCTGTCCTCTTTGCCAGGGGACTCATTGGCACCCCCTGAGGTGGACTTTGACAGGCTGCTGGCCAGCCTGCAGGATCTTAGTGAGCTGGTGGTAGAGGGTGACACCCAGGTGACACCAGTGCCCGGCGGGGCACGGCTGCGTACCCTTGAGCCCATCCCACTGAAGCTCTACCGGAATGGCATCATGATGTTCGACGGGCCCTTCCAACCCTTCTACGATCCCTCCACACAGGTAGGAGCGGTGTTGGGGGGTTGGTGTTCTAATGCCCCTGCTGCCCACTGTTAGTTGGGGATGATGGAGTCAGTTCACCCCAGGTCCAGCCTGCCCTCCATGGGGCACCCAGGCCCACACACGACTTGCAGATGCCCCTTCCCCAAGGCCTGGGACTCAGCTTCCAGAGTGCAGCACTGGGTGACCCTGGATCTAGGGCCTGCCATCCAGACTagtggcagggcagggtgggtCCAAGGCCCAGGCCACCCGCTCACTTTTCCTCTCCCCTTGCAGCGCTGCCTCCGAGACATATTGGATGGCTTCTTTCCCTCAGAGCTCCAGCGACTGTACCCCAATGGGGTCCCCTTTAAGGTGATGAGCTGCTCCTCAAACCACACCTTTGGGGATTTTGGAGGCTGTGAGGATACACAGCCTCCCCAGGCACCTCCCATTCTGAGGGAAAGCCACTGTGCCCCCTGGGGGACCCCAGTTTGATGCCCTCCAGGAGGATAAGCCTGAAGCTGGGCTGGGAAGGGAGCAGGGAGGACCGAAACAGAGCAGCAGGCAGCGCCCTCTGCTGGCACCCTGGAGACAGCCTCGGCTGCAGGGCCACTGCCTCCCAGTCCTCCCCAACTTTCAGGACACCTTGACAACCTGGGGTCCCTGCAGAAGTGACCCGGCTATCCCCCAAGTCTCCTGAAGCTATCTGGGTAGGGTGGGAGGCAGTGCTGTGAGCCACATGCAAAACAGAGGGGACAGATGTTGGGACTCAAGGACATAAGGTAGAGCTGGCCCATGGGTAGGTGCCACCACCGGAGCCCGTGAGGCTGCGTGTTCCAGAGGGTGGTGGGTTAGTGCCGCACTGAGGGCGTGTCAGGGAGGCAGCATGTGTCACCAGGGCTCAGGAAACAGCATGAGTCATGACTGGGGGTGTTTAAGGCATTTGTGCCACAATGGGGGCCTCGGAGCCTTGATGAGGCAAGTGAGGTTCCATGTACGATGATGCAGTTTGTGCTGCAGACTGGAAAAAAGCAGGGGCTTCGTCCTCTCCTGACCCCCTCACACTCTGCCTTCATGGTAGGCTCCTGAGAGGGGGTCTCCAAGGAGGGTGTCAGTACTGCAGCTTCAGCTGGCCTGGATGGGGTGCTTGCAGGAGCAGCAGGGCTGAGGAAGATGACAGCAGTATGAACTGTGGCTCTCCTGAGGCCTGgttttcctcatatgtaaaatgagggTTGCATTAGACCATACCCTTGGCCTGTGTTTAGGCAGATAGGGCTAAAAGTGGGGCCAAGGACTGAAGAGCTGGGCCCACTGCTGTCACCCTTCTTTCTTGCCAGGTGAGTGACTTGCGCAATCAGGTCTACCTGGAGGACGGGCTGGACCCCTTTCCAGGCGAGGGCCGTGTGGTGGGCCGGCAGCGGATGCACAAGGCCTGGGACAGGGCGGAGGAGCACCCAGGTGAGTTTGGCCTCCAGGTTGAGGCAGGGGGCCGGGGGACTGCAGAACAAACTCCAGGGGGGCTCCATCACCACTCATAGTCCTTCCTGGGCCCCGGTTCCCAATGCTGTCCCTGCAGGCTCCAGGATGACTGCTGAGAAATTTCTGAACAGGCTCCCCAAGTTTGTGATCCGGCAAGGCGAGGTGATTGACATCCGGGGCCCCATCAGGGACACCTTGCAGGTGAGGCCAACCCTAACTCCCCCAGCCCTCTTGGGGGAACTTTAGCACCAGCCCTGGTCCAGCCTGCCAGAACAGTGTCTTATCTGGAGGCTCAAGTTTGAGGCACCTAATGAGTCCCTCAGAGCTGTTGCTCCACTGTCTCCTGGAAACTGTGAGGCTGGTGAGGGCACTGGCTGGGCCCTAGAAAGCAGGTGGGTTGGCTGTAAGAGGACTAAAGTCAGTCCAGGCCAGGGGTGAGCCCAAGGCCCAGGCCACCCCATCAAGGTCTAGGCCAAAATATCCAGCTCAGTACTGGGTACTCCCTTCGTGGTTGCCTCAGATTCTCCTTAGCCCTCATCATTCTGTCTCCTCGCCCCCTATCCTGCTTCTCTTCCTAGGTGTCCACATGTGAAAGGCACCAAACCTTAGTTTCTCaggcctcctctgcctccctcaccCACACATTGCTAAGTCCTGTCTGGTCTGTCCACCCCCAGAACTTCTCCCAGATGCATCCCTTCTCCTGattcccaccacccaccaccctaGTCTAGGGTCCAGAGTATCTCTCCCAGACAGCTGCCTCCCACTGCCACTCCTGCCCCTGCTGACCATCCTCCAGGCTGCCTTCCCTGTTGATATCTTCCAGTGGTTCTTGAGATAAAGCCATGTTCCTTATGCTGGCACTCAAGGCCCGTCCTATATTGCCAGGCCCCTCCTCACACCAACCTATTCCTTCCAGTCCAATTGAGCCCCAGCTTCAGCCACACATAATGCTGGCAGTTGCCCAAATGTGTCACCACCTCTAGGAAGCTTTCCCTGACCCCAGGATCTCTGTTGATGCTGTCTGGAATATCCCTGCACCCATTCCATTTCTAAGGACTCCCACTTATCCTTCAGTCACAGCTCAGTTGTCATTTTCCgagggaagccttccctgaccccaggctggggtgggctTCCAGCCTGATCATCATCTGTGTGGGTTTCTGTCTCCATTAGACCGAAACCGGGGGTTACCTGGGGGGGAACCATGGGGCTGCCTCCCAGAACCTCCTTCCCCTTCCATTGCCTCTCCTCTGGCCTTGGTTTATACAGAACACCCCCTCCTGCTTTGCTCACTGGTCTCATCTGTCCCTGGTCAAGGATGTGTCCCTTTAAGGATTGTGGGAATGACTCAAATGGGGCCTAGGGCTCTGTCCACCCTCCATTGATACCTTCCAGAACTGCTGCCCATTGCCTGCCCGGATCCAGGAGATTGTGGTGGAGACGCCCACCTTGGCCGCTGAGCGAGAGAGGTGAGGGCAGGACAAGGAGGTGAGGGCCTGGGGGCATTGGGTCACCGAGCGCTGATGGCCTCTGGGCTGTGCAGGAGCCAGGAGTCGCCCAACACGCCAGCACCCCCGCTCTCCATGCTGCGCATCAAGTCTGAGAATGGGGAACAGTCCTTCCTACTGATGATGCAGCCTGATAACACCATTGGGGATGTGCGAGCCCTGCTAGCGCAGGCCAGGTGGgcacagggcagggctgggaccaCAGAGGGGCTCTGGCCTCACTGCCCAGCCTGATCTGCTCTGCCTGGTCCCCAGGGCCATGGATGCCTCTGCCTTTGAGATCTTCAGCACATTCCCACCCACCCTCTACCAGGACGATGCACTCACGCTGCAGGCTGCAGGCCTCGTGCCCAAAGCAGCACTGCTGCTGCGGGCACGCCGAGCCCCAAATTCCAGCCCGAACTTCAGTCCTAGTCCCGGTCCCGGCCCCAGTCCCAGCCCCCAATAAAGCGCCCGCCCCCTCAACCCGCTGCTCCGCCAGGCTCTCAGGGGTGGGCCATCTTGCCAGGCACGTAGGAAAGGCCTGGGACCAGCTGGTCCAGGGAGGGGGCGGTGCCGACCCGCCCCTTGGTAACTTGAGCCCCAGCTGGCGGGCCTGGCTGCTGGGTCTTTGTCTTCTAGGTTCCTCTTTCTCCCAAGAAGGGCTAAGTGGATCCTGTGAAGGGAGGGATGCAGTGGGGGGAAGGAGCTGGCCCCAGCTGGGTTTACATTCTCAGCTGGGACAGCAGAGCCTCACTGTGTAGTGTGCAGCCAGCAGATACCTGGGCACAGGCACAGACCCACCAACTTGTGGGGACACCTCAACACTGCACAAAGCCATTTTGCCACTGGACCCATGCCCCCAAACTAGCAGAACTGCAGCTGGGTACCCACCTCCCATGACACACTCATACTTAGCCATTGTGCTCCAACACAGGTGCATGGGATGGCCACACTCACTGACAGGCATGCAAATGTGCAGTACACACCAAGGCACAAACAAGCGTGATATGGACACCACATGCATGTGAACTGGAGGGTGACCCACCCAGACTTCTCCAGAAACCACTGATCCATACAGGTATGTGTGTACCAGACATATCCAAACACATGCACTAACACAGAGGTGACAGTCCCATGAGAACAGCTCAGCCACCCTTCCCACAGAGCACAGTCTCAGCACAGTCACAACTACCAACCTTGCCCAGGGCAGGGACCCAGGAAGCCCAGGCCACAACCAACCAGACACAGTGCCAATGGAACAGGACATCATTTAATTGTCTCTAGGGTCCTCCTGGGAGAGGGACTGCGGGGCCTTTGGCAGAGCTCTGGCTGATGGAACCAATAGAGGTGCCCATCAGCCAGTGCCAGGCAGGATGGCGGCCCCAATGCTTGGCTGGGGGCAGCCAGCATTTGGGGCTGTTGCTTAAGACAATTTCTGAGACTAATGGGTAAGGAATGTTGCCTTTGGATGGAGAAGAGGGGACTACATttagagaggagggaggagaagtgGCCTGGATTGCGGGAGGGACTCTAAGGTTAGGATAGGAATGACAGGGAGTTGTTCAAAAGGTCCTTCATGGCCAGGTGAAGGCTTGGGGGAGTGTGGTGATGGAGTCCAGCAGGGGAACTCTGGACAGGCTTGACTCAGGCCAGCTTCAGGAACTCCTGCAGCGTGTTTTGTTCCACGGCCTCCACGAAGAGCTCATAGTCCTGGGGAAGGGGAGGCAAGGGGTGGTCACCTGAATGCAGGAGGCCCAAGTGCTTTGTGGCAGATCTGACCCTGGCCAGAGCCCTCTTCCaacactccccccacccccgagTCCCCCCCCATACCCCACAGTACTGGTCCCCGTTGACAATCTGGGGTGGGGTGGCCTTGGGGTTGCCCGCCAAGGCGCGCATCTCATCCCTCAGGGCGTTGTCCTGGGAGATGTCCACTAGCTGGTATTGGATGCGCTTCCCATCCAGGATTCGGGTCACCTCGCTCTGCTGGGACTTGATCTGGGGACAGAGGGTGGGTAGGGGTTATTGGATAGGCTGGAGGATTTATGGGGGGAATGCTGGGCAGGGTGAGAGAGGCTGTGACCAGGAGCTTTTGTCCCCCCGACCCCCCTCCACACTAGGGGAGGGTTCTGGCCTCTAGGAGTTGGGAGGATGAGTCAGGCTTGAGGTGGTGCAGGATGAAAAGAGGGATCAACTACGGGGAGGGGGTCAGAGTGAAGGGAAGTGGGATCAGGCtcagggtggggagggcagggcaagcCCCCCAGGCCCCGGAAGAGCAGGCTGCCGTCGTGGTCAGGGTCAGCCTGGTAGTGGGAGTGCAGAGAATGGATGTGGGGTTGATGGGGGATGGGCACGGGAAGTTCATGCTGCAGCT
This region of Macaca fascicularis isolate 582-1 chromosome 1, T2T-MFA8v1.1 genomic DNA includes:
- the UBXN11 gene encoding UBX domain-containing protein 11 isoform X17; translation: MASMTRKLWDLEQQDRKIAALEDLVQTLQPHPAEAALQRQEELETLCVQLQRQVREMERFLSDYGLQWVGEPMDQEDSENKTVSEDGERDWMTAKKFWKPGDSLAPPEVDFDRLLASLQDLSELVVEGDTQVTPVPGGARLRTLEPIPLKLYRNGIMMFDGPFQPFYDPSTQRCLRDILDGFFPSELQRLYPNGVPFKVSDLRNQVYLEDGLDPFPGEGRVVGRQRMHKAWDRAEEHPGSRMTAEKFLNRLPKFVIRQGEVIDIRGPIRDTLQNCCPLPARIQEIVVETPTLAAERERSQESPNTPAPPLSMLRIKSENGEQSFLLMMQPDNTIGDVRALLAQARAMDASAFEIFSTFPPTLYQDDALTLQAAGLVPKAALLLRARRAPNSSPNFSPSPGPGPSPSPQ
- the UBXN11 gene encoding UBX domain-containing protein 11 isoform X23, giving the protein MDQEDSENKTVSEDGERDWMTAKKFWKPGDSLAPPEVDFDRLLASLQDLSELVVEGDTQVTPVPGGARLRTLEPIPLKLYRNGIMMFDGPFQPFYDPSTQVSDLRNQVYLEDGLDPFPGEGRVVGRQRMHKAWDRAEEHPGSRMTAEKFLNRLPKFVIRQGEVIDIRGPIRDTLQNCCPLPARIQEIVVETPTLAAERERSQESPNTPAPPLSMLRIKSENGEQSFLLMMQPDNTIGDVRALLAQARAMDASAFEIFSTFPPTLYQDDALTLQAAGLVPKAALLLRARRAPNSSPNFSPSPGPGPSPSPQ
- the UBXN11 gene encoding UBX domain-containing protein 11 isoform X16 — translated: MSSPLASLSKTRKVPLPSEPVNPGRRGIRIYGDEDEVDMLSDGRGSEEKISVPSCYGGIGAPVSRQVPASHDSELMASMTRKLWDLEQQVKAQTDEILSKDRKIAALEDLVQTLQPHPAEAALQRQEELETLCVQLQRQVREMERFLSDYGLQWVGEPMDQEDSENKTVSEDGERDWMTAKKFWKPGDSLAPPEVDFDRLLASLQDLSELVVEGDTQVTPVPGGARLRTLEPIPLKLYRNGIMMFDGPFQPFYDPSTQRCLRDILDGFFPSELQRLYPNGVPFKVSDLRNQVYLEDGLDPFPGEGRVVGRQRMHKAWDRAEEHPGSRMTAEKFLNRLPKFVIRQGEVIDIRGPIRDTLQNCCPLPARIQEIVVETPTLAAERERCMGWPHSLTGMQMCSTHQGTNKRDMDTTCM
- the UBXN11 gene encoding UBX domain-containing protein 11 isoform X12, yielding MLSDGRGSEEKISVPSCYGGIGAPVSRQVPASHDSELMASMTRKLWDLEQQDRKIAALEDLVQTLQPHPAEAALQRQEELETLCVQLQRQVREMERFLSDYGLQWVGEPMDQEDSENKTVSEDGERDWMTAKKFWKPGDSLAPPEVDFDRLLASLQDLSELVVEGDTQVTPVPGGARLRTLEPIPLKLYRNGIMMFDGPFQPFYDPSTQRCLRDILDGFFPSELQRLYPNGVPFKVSDLRNQVYLEDGLDPFPGEGRVVGRQRMHKAWDRAEEHPGSRMTAEKFLNRLPKFVIRQGEVIDIRGPIRDTLQNCCPLPARIQEIVVETPTLAAERERSQESPNTPAPPLSMLRIKSENGEQSFLLMMQPDNTIGDVRALLAQARAMDASAFEIFSTFPPTLYQDDALTLQAAGLVPKAALLLRARRAPNSSPNFSPSPGPGPSPSPQ
- the UBXN11 gene encoding UBX domain-containing protein 11 isoform X9 yields the protein MLSDGRGSEEKISVPSCYGGIGAPVSRQVPASHDSELMASMTRKLWDLEQQVKAQTDEILSKVGPQDRKIAALEDLVQTLQPHPAEAALQRQEELETLCVQLQRQVREMERFLSDYGLQWVGEPMDQEDSENKTVSEDGERDWMTAKKFWKPGDSLAPPEVDFDRLLASLQDLSELVVEGDTQVTPVPGGARLRTLEPIPLKLYRNGIMMFDGPFQPFYDPSTQRCLRDILDGFFPSELQRLYPNGVPFKVSDLRNQVYLEDGLDPFPGEGRVVGRQRMHKAWDRAEEHPGSRMTAEKFLNRLPKFVIRQGEVIDIRGPIRDTLQNCCPLPARIQEIVVETPTLAAERERSQESPNTPAPPLSMLRIKSENGEQSFLLMMQPDNTIGDVRALLAQARAMDASAFEIFSTFPPTLYQDDALTLQAAGLVPKAALLLRARRAPNSSPNFSPSPGPGPSPSPQ
- the UBXN11 gene encoding UBX domain-containing protein 11 isoform X7 translates to MSSPLASLSKTRKVPLPSEPVNPGRRGIRIYGDVPASHDSELMASMTRKLWDLEQQVKAQTDEILSKVGPQDRKIAALEDLVQTLQPHPAEAALQRQEELETLCVQLQRQVREMERFLSDYGLQWVGEPMDQEDSENKTVSEDGERDWMTAKKFWKPGDSLAPPEVDFDRLLASLQDLSELVVEGDTQVTPVPGGARLRTLEPIPLKLYRNGIMMFDGPFQPFYDPSTQRCLRDILDGFFPSELQRLYPNGVPFKVSDLRNQVYLEDGLDPFPGEGRVVGRQRMHKAWDRAEEHPGSRMTAEKFLNRLPKFVIRQGEVIDIRGPIRDTLQNCCPLPARIQEIVVETPTLAAERERSQESPNTPAPPLSMLRIKSENGEQSFLLMMQPDNTIGDVRALLAQARAMDASAFEIFSTFPPTLYQDDALTLQAAGLVPKAALLLRARRAPNSSPNFSPSPGPGPSPSPQ
- the UBXN11 gene encoding UBX domain-containing protein 11 isoform X15, with amino-acid sequence MASMTRKLWDLEQQVKAQTDEILSKDRKIAALEDLVQTLQPHPAEAALQRQEELETLCVQLQRQVREMERFLSDYGLQWVGEPMDQEDSENKTVSEDGERDWMTAKKFWKPGDSLAPPEVDFDRLLASLQDLSELVVEGDTQVTPVPGGARLRTLEPIPLKLYRNGIMMFDGPFQPFYDPSTQRCLRDILDGFFPSELQRLYPNGVPFKVSDLRNQVYLEDGLDPFPGEGRVVGRQRMHKAWDRAEEHPGSRMTAEKFLNRLPKFVIRQGEVIDIRGPIRDTLQNCCPLPARIQEIVVETPTLAAERERSQESPNTPAPPLSMLRIKSENGEQSFLLMMQPDNTIGDVRALLAQARAMDASAFEIFSTFPPTLYQDDALTLQAAGLVPKAALLLRARRAPNSSPNFSPSPGPGPSPSPQ